A genome region from Rhodospirillaceae bacterium includes the following:
- a CDS encoding integrase, producing the protein MKRADLQDLHFHDLRHEATSRFFELGLNVVEVAAITG; encoded by the coding sequence ATGAAAAGAGCTGATCTACAAGACCTTCACTTTCATGACCTGAGGCACGAAGCTACCAGTAGGTTCTTTGAACTAGGTCTTAATGTTGTAGAAGTTGCAGCAATAACAGGAC